A window from Kovacikia minuta CCNUW1 encodes these proteins:
- a CDS encoding S1C family serine protease, whose amino-acid sequence MVPIQAKREHSADSLKFQTTRLAVITIYAGKEIGSGSLVDRQGLVITNYHVVQGVMGGEKSGWLSIKTSNGHRYPGQVIRFDHQHDLALIQLNAWKYFPTVSLADAENIRVGQQVFALGSPFGYPGVLTRGTLNRVRSNGDLQSQLILHPGNSGGPLLNSQGEMIGINRGILQTPSGTNTGISFATPIKVIKAFISQDWANAS is encoded by the coding sequence GTGGTTCCGATCCAAGCAAAGCGGGAACATTCCGCTGATTCCTTAAAGTTCCAGACAACGCGTTTAGCGGTCATCACGATTTATGCTGGCAAGGAGATTGGTTCTGGTAGCCTTGTCGATCGACAGGGATTAGTCATTACCAACTATCACGTTGTGCAAGGCGTGATGGGGGGTGAAAAAAGTGGCTGGCTGTCGATCAAAACGTCGAATGGTCATCGTTACCCTGGACAGGTAATTCGGTTCGATCATCAGCATGACCTGGCATTGATTCAACTGAATGCATGGAAGTACTTTCCAACCGTGTCTCTGGCAGATGCAGAAAATATTCGGGTGGGTCAGCAGGTGTTTGCGCTGGGGAGCCCCTTCGGTTATCCAGGGGTGCTAACACGAGGAACTTTAAATAGGGTGCGATCGAATGGGGATTTACAATCCCAACTGATTCTGCATCCTGGGAATTCCGGTGGTCCCCTACTCAATTCCCAGGGCGAGATGATCGGGATCAATCGCGGGATTCTGCAAACCCCTTCTGGAACCAATACGGGAATCAGCTTTGCGACTCCGATCAAGGTTATCAAAGCGTTCATCAGTCAAGACTGGGCAAACGCCAGTTAG
- a CDS encoding ATP-binding sensor histidine kinase, which produces MNLAQTAIALPGYHFTEQLYTGSRTLVYRAVRESDQQPVVIKLLKNEHPTFNELVQFRNQYTLAKSLNLSGIIQSYSLEPHRNGYALIMEDYNGTSLRHFSQGNPLNLEKFFPISLQLTDILGELYRNRIIHKDLKPANILINPQTYQIKLIDFSIASLLPREMQEIQNLNGLEGTLAYLSPEQTGRMNRGVDYRSDFYSLGVTFYELLTGRLPFQSNDPMELVHCHLAKQPIPPHRIREQGLKGRGQEAEGRREDASTRGHKNTGTWEFGDAKTQDTQHSALSTQHSASTQNSSPLPTPHSPLPTPIPEALSNIVMKLMAKNAEERYQSAVGLRHDLEKCLYQWQQTGNINSFALGERDVCDRFLIPEKLYGREEEVTALLAAFDRIAGGQEPEARSQEPEGTETSIQNSKSKIQNFPPPHSPLPTPSSRSELILVTGFSGIGKTAVVNEIHKPIVRQRGYFIKGKYDQFQRDVPFSAFVQAFRDLMGQLLSESDAQLEQWRQKILSAVGENGQVIIKVIPEVEHIIGTQPPVSHLSGDAAQNRFNRLFSQFIQVFARADHPLVIFIDDLQWADVASLKLMQLLMSEAQSHHLLFIGAYRDNEVALAHPLMQTLDKVRKAGTRVSTITLTSLSQKSVNQLIADTLSCSPALASPLTDLIVGKTQGNPFFTTQFLKTLYDYGLITFNRDGNYWECDVAQVRSLSLSEDVVEFMAMQLQKLTSETQTILKLAACVGNYFDLATLAIVSEQSQTEVAANLWQALQEGLILPRNEVYKFYQELGESATTSGSSALNSGSCVYKFLHDRIQQAAYSLISEEQRPSIHLKIGQLLLSHTLDIEQDNKLFDIVNHLNMGLKLIVQPAEKERIAQLNLFAAQKARSATAYESALSYATAGITLLPSDCWQSQYDLTLVLHELAAENAFLARNFEQMEHWAETVLQQAKTLLDRIKIYEIQIQNYISQYRPLDAIALGKKVLSQLGIQLPDQPTEADIQQEFQHTAALFAGKSMEELLNLPPMTASAPLAAIRIAANTAPAVYFAAPSLYPLLILSQVNVSIQHGNASVSAFFYASYGLLLNGILQDMEAADRASKLALGVLEKLNAREFEAKTRFILGALVVHGTAHLQTSLNFLRESYQIGLETGDIEFAGHATFNSCHYAYFSSQELETLERDTQTYSQMLVKFKQVMQLNYCQMFRQVALNLLGRTNNPQLLVSAIYDEAQALPQLLAANDHMGLHFFYLHKLILGYLFGDTVQSLSEMAIQVRQYLKAGTGLITVPIFYFYESLATLTENLSAASECSGRLNQVAENQTMLQKWAYHAPMNYLHKWHLVEAEKHRVLGNKVEAIDQYDLAIAGAKTNGYIQEAALANELAARFYLNWGKERIAQDYMMEAYYAYSRWGAKAKVHHLEQCYPQLLAPILQQRQQSLTPTETILTIPVHTSKSSTSSSVTETLDLAAVLKASQTLSCEIELHKLVFALLEVVLESAGAQKCALMLLQAEQLMLVATNSANFCPIKLCAIPIEDSHDIPISLVNAVKRNLQPVIITDATHHPQLASDPYIQQNQSKSVLCTPILHQGKLLGLLYLENNLTIGAFTSDRVELLNLLCAQAAISLENARLYQQSQAYAQQLGQSLKSLRLAQFAIDHANLPIWWIKPNGQISYANTAACRDLGCPQTDLANKYVWDFNPDFPPDAWEEHWQNLKQKGSLSFETRNVNQSGDSYPVEVRVNYLELDGEEYNCAFVQNIRDRKQAEIALQQSEKRYRSLATVTSQIVWMTDAEGCVADIPDWRAYTGQTVEEVRGHGWVDALHPEDRELTFQVWMHAVETKSWYKIEYRLRAADGSYRYFHAQGVPILAEDGSIREWIGTCTDIEDRKRAEMQLSQRTAELEQTLQELQNTQTQMVQAEKMSSLGQLVAGVAHEINNPVNFIFGNLTHANTYTDDILGLLKLYQKHYPVPHPEIQEEAETIDLEFLLEDLPKLLSSMRIGAERIQKIVASLRTFSRMDEAEVKAVDIHEGIDSTLMILQHRLKAKPEHPGIEVIKKYSNLPQVECYAGQLNQVFMNVLSNAIDALEDSSQFLVVSSQLKDKTQNSKLKTQNFPAITINTALIDANQIEIRIADNGPGMPEMVRQRLFNPFFTTKPVGKGTGMGLSISYQIVTEKHNGSFFCNSQPGHGAEFVIRIPIGQSHVSHPENIRN; this is translated from the coding sequence ATGAACCTTGCACAAACCGCGATCGCCCTTCCTGGTTACCACTTTACCGAACAACTCTATACAGGCTCTCGAACATTGGTTTACCGGGCGGTGCGTGAATCAGACCAACAGCCTGTAGTCATTAAACTGTTGAAAAATGAGCACCCCACATTTAATGAACTGGTGCAGTTTCGCAATCAATACACCCTTGCCAAAAGTCTCAACCTTTCAGGCATCATTCAGTCCTATAGCCTGGAACCCCACCGGAATGGCTACGCGCTGATCATGGAAGACTACAACGGCACTTCTCTGCGCCATTTCTCCCAGGGCAACCCCCTCAACCTGGAAAAATTCTTTCCGATCTCCCTGCAACTCACAGATATCCTTGGTGAACTTTATCGCAATCGGATCATTCACAAAGACCTCAAACCTGCCAACATTTTGATCAACCCACAGACCTATCAAATCAAACTGATTGACTTCTCGATTGCTTCCCTACTGCCCAGAGAAATGCAGGAAATTCAGAATCTGAACGGTCTGGAAGGAACATTAGCCTATCTATCGCCCGAACAAACGGGACGGATGAATCGGGGAGTTGACTACCGCAGCGATTTCTATTCCTTGGGAGTCACCTTTTACGAACTATTGACAGGACGATTGCCGTTTCAATCCAATGATCCCATGGAATTGGTGCATTGCCATCTGGCAAAACAACCGATTCCGCCGCATCGGATTAGGGAACAGGGATTGAAAGGCAGAGGGCAGGAGGCAGAGGGCAGGAGGGAAGACGCGAGCACACGGGGACACAAGAACACGGGGACATGGGAATTTGGGGACGCGAAAACCCAGGACACTCAGCACTCAGCACTCAGCACTCAGCACTCAGCTTCAACTCAAAACTCTTCCCCACTGCCCACTCCCCACTCTCCACTCCCCACTCCGATTCCCGAAGCGCTCTCCAACATTGTGATGAAACTGATGGCGAAAAATGCTGAGGAGCGCTATCAGAGTGCAGTGGGCTTGAGACACGATTTGGAGAAGTGTCTGTACCAGTGGCAGCAAACAGGCAATATAAACTCCTTTGCGTTGGGAGAGCGGGATGTTTGCGATCGCTTTTTGATTCCCGAAAAACTTTATGGTCGAGAGGAAGAGGTTACCGCATTACTGGCAGCATTTGATCGGATAGCAGGGGGGCAGGAGCCAGAAGCCAGAAGCCAGGAGCCAGAAGGCACGGAAACATCAATTCAAAATTCAAAATCCAAAATTCAAAATTTTCCTCCTCCCCACTCCCCACTCCCCACTCCCTCTTCGCGTAGCGAACTCATTCTTGTCACAGGTTTTTCTGGCATTGGCAAAACAGCAGTGGTGAATGAAATTCACAAGCCGATCGTCCGCCAGCGGGGTTATTTCATTAAGGGGAAATACGATCAGTTCCAGCGTGATGTTCCTTTTTCAGCATTTGTGCAAGCCTTCCGCGATCTGATGGGGCAACTGTTGAGTGAAAGCGATGCCCAATTGGAACAGTGGCGGCAAAAAATTCTGTCTGCGGTAGGCGAAAACGGGCAGGTCATCATTAAGGTGATTCCTGAGGTAGAACACATTATTGGTACCCAACCGCCTGTTTCTCATCTTTCTGGCGATGCAGCTCAAAACCGCTTTAATCGATTGTTTTCCCAATTCATTCAGGTATTCGCCAGGGCAGACCATCCGCTAGTCATTTTCATTGATGATCTGCAATGGGCAGATGTCGCTTCATTAAAGTTGATGCAGTTGCTAATGAGTGAAGCCCAAAGCCATCATCTTTTGTTCATTGGTGCCTACCGGGATAATGAAGTTGCTCTAGCCCATCCACTCATGCAAACGCTAGATAAGGTTCGGAAAGCAGGCACGAGGGTCAGTACAATCACGCTGACTTCTCTATCCCAAAAATCTGTCAATCAACTAATTGCAGACACCTTAAGTTGTTCCCCAGCTCTGGCATCACCCTTAACGGATTTAATTGTCGGCAAAACGCAGGGAAATCCATTCTTCACCACCCAGTTTTTGAAAACACTGTATGACTACGGGCTGATTACCTTCAACCGGGATGGCAACTATTGGGAATGTGATGTTGCCCAGGTGCGATCGCTTTCCCTGAGCGAAGATGTGGTCGAGTTTATGGCAATGCAACTTCAGAAGTTGACTTCAGAAACTCAAACCATCCTGAAACTGGCTGCCTGTGTTGGAAACTATTTTGATCTGGCGACCCTGGCGATCGTTTCGGAACAATCTCAAACAGAAGTAGCAGCAAACCTGTGGCAGGCACTTCAGGAAGGATTAATTCTGCCACGGAATGAGGTCTATAAGTTTTATCAGGAGTTAGGAGAATCAGCTACCACTTCTGGCTCGTCTGCTCTAAATTCTGGCTCTTGTGTGTACAAATTTCTTCACGATCGCATCCAACAGGCAGCGTATTCACTGATCTCTGAGGAGCAGAGACCTTCGATCCATCTGAAAATAGGTCAACTGCTTCTGAGTCACACTCTGGATATAGAACAGGACAACAAACTGTTTGATATAGTCAACCACTTAAATATGGGATTGAAATTGATTGTCCAGCCAGCAGAAAAGGAGCGAATTGCCCAGTTAAACCTATTTGCCGCGCAAAAAGCCAGATCTGCAACTGCCTATGAATCCGCGCTGAGCTATGCAACCGCAGGAATCACCCTATTACCGTCTGATTGCTGGCAGAGTCAATATGACCTGACCTTAGTGCTGCATGAATTAGCGGCTGAAAATGCCTTTTTAGCCAGAAATTTTGAGCAAATGGAGCATTGGGCTGAGACTGTATTGCAGCAAGCGAAGACATTGCTTGATCGGATAAAAATTTACGAAATCCAGATTCAAAACTACATATCGCAATATCGACCATTGGATGCGATCGCCCTGGGGAAAAAGGTACTGAGTCAGCTTGGGATTCAATTGCCTGACCAACCTACCGAGGCAGATATTCAGCAAGAATTTCAGCATACAGCCGCCCTGTTCGCTGGTAAATCAATGGAGGAGTTATTAAATCTCCCTCCCATGACGGCATCCGCACCCCTCGCGGCGATCAGAATTGCAGCGAACACCGCCCCAGCGGTTTACTTTGCGGCTCCCTCCCTGTATCCACTTCTGATTTTGTCCCAGGTGAATGTTTCCATTCAGCATGGCAATGCATCGGTATCTGCCTTCTTTTATGCCAGCTACGGCCTGCTTTTGAATGGCATTTTACAGGACATGGAAGCCGCCGATCGCGCCAGCAAGCTCGCATTGGGGGTGCTTGAAAAACTGAATGCCAGGGAATTTGAAGCGAAAACCCGGTTCATTTTGGGCGCACTGGTTGTGCATGGAACGGCGCATCTGCAAACATCACTGAACTTTTTACGGGAGAGTTATCAAATTGGGCTAGAAACCGGTGACATTGAGTTTGCAGGTCATGCCACTTTTAATAGTTGCCATTATGCTTACTTTTCCAGTCAGGAACTCGAAACGTTGGAACGAGATACTCAAACTTATAGCCAAATGTTGGTGAAATTCAAACAAGTCATGCAGCTTAACTACTGTCAGATGTTTAGGCAAGTGGCTTTAAACCTATTGGGTCGTACTAATAATCCCCAACTTTTGGTCAGTGCCATCTACGATGAAGCACAGGCTCTTCCCCAATTGCTGGCAGCAAATGATCACATGGGGCTACATTTCTTCTATTTGCATAAACTGATTCTTGGTTATCTGTTTGGTGACACGGTACAATCCCTGTCAGAGATGGCGATTCAGGTTAGGCAATATCTAAAAGCAGGTACGGGGCTTATCACAGTACCGATCTTCTACTTCTACGAATCTCTTGCTACGTTAACTGAAAATTTGAGCGCGGCCTCTGAATGCAGCGGTCGCCTGAACCAGGTCGCAGAAAATCAGACAATGTTGCAAAAGTGGGCATACCATGCACCGATGAACTATTTACATAAGTGGCATTTGGTGGAGGCAGAAAAGCATCGAGTATTGGGAAATAAGGTGGAAGCGATCGATCAGTACGATCTCGCCATTGCTGGAGCCAAAACCAATGGCTACATCCAGGAAGCAGCACTCGCCAACGAACTCGCTGCCCGTTTCTATCTCAACTGGGGTAAAGAGCGCATTGCCCAAGACTATATGATGGAAGCCTACTACGCCTATAGTCGTTGGGGAGCGAAAGCCAAAGTGCATCATTTAGAGCAATGCTACCCACAACTATTAGCCCCCATTTTGCAACAGCGGCAGCAGTCATTAACACCCACGGAAACAATCCTGACGATTCCGGTTCATACCAGCAAATCTTCCACCTCTAGCAGCGTTACAGAAACACTTGATTTGGCAGCGGTGCTGAAAGCCTCACAAACCCTATCCTGTGAAATTGAGCTTCATAAACTGGTGTTTGCATTACTGGAAGTGGTGCTCGAAAGTGCAGGTGCTCAGAAGTGTGCACTCATGTTATTGCAAGCGGAACAGTTGATGTTAGTAGCAACCAACTCTGCAAACTTTTGCCCAATCAAACTCTGTGCTATTCCAATAGAAGATAGTCATGACATTCCGATTAGCCTTGTCAATGCGGTCAAACGCAATCTACAGCCAGTGATAATTACAGACGCAACCCATCATCCACAGTTGGCATCGGACCCCTACATTCAGCAGAATCAATCCAAAAGCGTGTTGTGCACACCCATTCTGCATCAGGGTAAATTGCTCGGTCTGTTGTATTTAGAAAATAACCTGACGATCGGCGCTTTTACCAGCGATCGGGTCGAACTACTCAACCTGCTTTGCGCCCAGGCAGCCATTTCCCTCGAAAATGCCCGTCTTTACCAGCAATCCCAGGCTTACGCTCAACAGTTGGGGCAGTCGCTAAAGTCCCTCAGATTAGCTCAGTTCGCCATTGACCACGCTAATTTACCCATCTGGTGGATCAAGCCAAATGGCCAGATTTCCTATGCCAACACCGCCGCCTGTCGTGATCTTGGCTGTCCTCAAACAGACCTTGCCAATAAATACGTGTGGGATTTTAACCCCGACTTTCCGCCAGACGCCTGGGAGGAACACTGGCAAAACCTTAAACAGAAAGGTTCATTGAGCTTTGAAACCCGCAATGTTAACCAATCAGGAGACAGCTACCCGGTTGAAGTCAGGGTTAATTACCTGGAACTAGACGGAGAAGAATACAACTGTGCATTTGTGCAAAATATCCGCGATCGCAAACAAGCGGAAATTGCCTTGCAGCAAAGCGAAAAGCGGTATCGCTCCCTGGCGACAGTTACCTCTCAAATCGTCTGGATGACTGATGCAGAAGGGTGTGTTGCTGATATTCCAGACTGGCGGGCCTATACCGGACAAACTGTCGAGGAAGTCAGGGGACATGGGTGGGTAGACGCACTTCATCCAGAGGATCGAGAGCTTACCTTTCAGGTTTGGATGCACGCAGTTGAAACCAAAAGCTGGTACAAGATTGAGTATCGCCTTCGAGCCGCAGATGGTAGCTACCGTTACTTCCATGCTCAGGGGGTGCCCATTCTGGCGGAGGACGGTAGTATCCGAGAATGGATTGGTACCTGCACTGATATTGAAGATCGTAAACGTGCCGAAATGCAGCTAAGCCAGCGAACAGCAGAGTTGGAACAAACCCTACAGGAACTCCAAAATACTCAGACACAGATGGTGCAGGCAGAGAAAATGTCGAGTTTAGGCCAGCTCGTTGCCGGAGTTGCCCACGAAATCAACAATCCAGTTAACTTCATTTTTGGTAATCTGACCCATGCCAATACCTACACCGACGACATTCTGGGATTGCTAAAACTCTATCAAAAACACTATCCGGTTCCCCATCCCGAAATCCAGGAAGAAGCGGAAACGATCGACCTGGAATTTTTGTTGGAAGACCTACCTAAACTTCTATCATCTATGCGCATTGGGGCAGAACGAATTCAGAAAATTGTGGCTTCCCTGCGGACCTTCTCGCGCATGGATGAAGCCGAAGTCAAAGCAGTCGATATTCATGAAGGCATCGATAGTACGTTGATGATTCTGCAACATCGATTGAAGGCAAAACCAGAGCATCCCGGTATCGAGGTGATCAAAAAATACAGCAACCTGCCCCAGGTCGAATGCTATGCCGGACAGTTGAACCAGGTGTTTATGAATGTGTTGAGTAATGCGATCGATGCTTTGGAAGATAGTTCTCAATTCTTAGTTGTCAGTTCTCAGTTAAAAGACAAAACTCAAAACTCAAAACTCAAAACTCAAAACTTTCCTGCGATTACCATCAATACTGCTCTGATTGATGCAAATCAAATTGAAATCCGGATTGCAGATAATGGACCAGGCATGCCAGAAATGGTTCGCCAACGACTGTTTAATCCCTTCTTTACAACCAAACCCGTGGGTAAAGGAACGGGCATGGGTTTGTCAATTAGCTACCAGATTGTGACTGAGAAACACAACGGTTCATTTTTCTGCAATTCCCAACCCGGACACGGGGCAGAATTTGTGATTCGAATTCCGATTGGACAAAGCCATGTATCTCACCCCGAAAACATCAGGAATTAA
- a CDS encoding transporter substrate-binding protein gives MNQPEVGVRVGILHSLTGTMALSEMPLRDAALMAIAEINASGGVLGRMIEPVIADGASDPATFAVKIQKMIEQDQVATVFGCWTSASRKAVLPVVEACNRLLWYPLQYEGLECSRNIFYTGCCPNQQVETAVTWLLQNKGSRFYLLGSDYIFSLTVDKLISAQLKQQGGSVVGKDYVMLGTQSFEEIIRHIQQIKPDIVFNTLNGDSNVLFYRQYQAAGMRADDIPILGVSLAEVELQQIGGCSHRALCQLDLLPELRYPCKPGVCPEL, from the coding sequence ATGAATCAGCCTGAAGTAGGGGTTCGGGTTGGGATTCTCCATTCGCTGACGGGCACAATGGCACTCAGCGAGATGCCGTTGCGGGATGCGGCACTAATGGCGATTGCCGAAATCAACGCTTCTGGGGGTGTCCTGGGACGGATGATTGAACCGGTAATTGCAGATGGTGCCTCTGATCCGGCAACCTTTGCGGTCAAAATCCAAAAAATGATTGAGCAGGATCAGGTCGCAACGGTCTTTGGCTGTTGGACTTCTGCCAGCCGTAAAGCCGTTTTGCCTGTGGTTGAAGCGTGCAATCGTCTGCTCTGGTATCCGCTCCAGTATGAAGGGCTGGAATGTTCCCGCAACATCTTCTATACGGGCTGTTGTCCCAACCAGCAGGTGGAAACCGCTGTTACCTGGCTGTTGCAAAACAAGGGCAGCAGATTCTATTTACTAGGTTCTGACTATATTTTTTCCCTTACAGTCGATAAACTAATTAGCGCTCAACTCAAGCAACAGGGCGGCAGCGTGGTTGGGAAAGACTACGTAATGCTGGGAACTCAGTCATTTGAGGAAATCATCCGCCACATTCAACAAATCAAACCCGATATCGTCTTCAATACGCTGAATGGTGACAGCAATGTGTTATTTTACCGCCAGTATCAGGCAGCGGGGATGAGAGCCGATGACATCCCGATTCTGGGGGTGAGTCTGGCGGAGGTGGAACTGCAACAAATTGGGGGATGCAGCCACCGGGCACTATGCCAGTTGGACCTACTTCCAGAGCTTAGATATCCCTGCAAACCAGGCGTTTGTCCAGAACTTTAA
- the rppA gene encoding two-component system response regulator RppA, with protein sequence MRILLVDDEIEMADPLGQVLTREGYEVDVAYDGSSGSQLVQQGDYDLLILDWMLPQQSGLEICQQLRSQGNTTPVLFLTAKDTIDDRVQGLDAGADDYLVKPFELRELLARVRALLRRPTVLESPPPVQRPGIDELELDEANQRAYRSGRAIELSEKETQLLAYLMRYPNQLLTHEQIHQHLWGENSEKPTSNVLAAQIRLLRRKIEAEGEPPLIHTVYGRGYRFGLPD encoded by the coding sequence ATGCGAATTCTCCTGGTGGATGACGAAATTGAAATGGCAGACCCCTTAGGTCAGGTTTTGACTCGCGAGGGCTATGAGGTTGATGTCGCTTACGATGGCAGCAGCGGTAGCCAGTTGGTGCAACAAGGGGATTACGATTTGTTGATCTTAGATTGGATGCTGCCACAACAGTCGGGATTGGAGATTTGCCAACAGCTGAGATCTCAGGGCAATACGACCCCCGTCCTTTTCCTGACGGCAAAAGATACGATCGACGATCGGGTGCAAGGATTGGATGCAGGAGCGGATGACTATCTGGTTAAGCCCTTTGAGCTGAGAGAACTGCTTGCCAGAGTGCGGGCACTGTTGCGCCGTCCAACCGTTTTGGAGTCTCCACCTCCCGTTCAACGACCTGGCATAGACGAATTAGAACTGGATGAGGCAAATCAACGGGCATATCGAAGTGGGCGGGCGATCGAGCTTTCCGAAAAAGAAACCCAACTCCTTGCCTACTTAATGCGCTATCCCAATCAACTGCTAACCCATGAGCAAATCCATCAGCATCTTTGGGGAGAGAATTCTGAGAAACCAACCAGTAACGTTCTGGCTGCCCAAATTCGCCTCCTGCGTCGCAAAATTGAAGCCGAGGGAGAACCTCCGCTGATTCATACGGTTTACGGCAGAGGCTATCGCTTTGGGTTGCCGGATTAG
- a CDS encoding alpha/beta fold hydrolase: MKAKVRDTEIYFDVEGAGLVVDGSRMREKPVAFLIHGGPGADHTGFKPTFSPLSRKMQLVYFDHRGQGRSARGPKETYTLDNNVEDMEALRQYLGLGKIVVIGASYGGMVALTYASRYPEQVSHLIVIVTVPDSRFLERAKEILAERGTEEQRAIAQHLWDGTFESEEQLREYFRVTRTLYSITADPDAPPAKAWERAILSPDAINTAFGGFLRSYDIRQQLPNITAPTLVIGAKHDWICPPEFSEEIARAIPNSDLRIFENSGHAIRADEPEALLDAIAGFIVYKR, translated from the coding sequence ATGAAAGCAAAAGTTCGAGATACGGAGATCTATTTTGATGTGGAAGGTGCCGGACTGGTTGTGGATGGTTCTCGAATGCGAGAAAAGCCCGTCGCCTTTTTAATTCACGGTGGACCAGGGGCAGACCATACAGGGTTTAAACCCACCTTCTCACCGCTCAGCAGAAAAATGCAGTTGGTTTATTTTGATCACCGGGGGCAGGGCAGGTCGGCACGGGGTCCAAAGGAAACCTACACGCTGGACAATAATGTAGAAGATATGGAAGCACTGCGCCAGTATCTTGGCTTGGGCAAAATTGTGGTGATTGGTGCATCCTATGGCGGTATGGTAGCGCTAACCTATGCCAGCCGCTATCCAGAGCAGGTCTCACACCTGATTGTAATTGTGACCGTTCCCGATTCTCGGTTTCTGGAGCGGGCAAAGGAGATTTTGGCAGAGCGGGGAACGGAGGAGCAACGGGCGATTGCCCAACATCTCTGGGATGGCACGTTTGAATCTGAGGAGCAACTGCGGGAGTATTTTCGGGTGACCCGCACCCTGTACTCGATTACCGCTGACCCAGACGCGCCACCTGCTAAAGCATGGGAACGGGCGATTCTCTCCCCTGATGCGATCAATACTGCCTTTGGCGGCTTTCTCCGTTCCTATGACATCCGGCAGCAATTACCCAACATTACAGCTCCAACCCTGGTGATTGGGGCAAAACATGATTGGATCTGTCCACCAGAGTTTTCGGAAGAAATCGCCAGGGCAATTCCCAATTCAGACCTGCGGATTTTTGAGAATAGTGGACATGCGATTCGAGCAGATGAACCAGAGGCATTGCTGGATGCGATCGCAGGGTTTATTGTTTACAAGCGCTAA
- the hisG gene encoding ATP phosphoribosyltransferase, with the protein MLTVALPKGALLSDSIRLLKAIGLDFSAFLEPSNRLLQITDPTETAKALLVRNYDVPVYVEYGQAQLGIIGYDVLREKTPQVAHLADLGFGKCRMSVAVKQSSPYRSALELPLYGRVASKFVHCAREYFDSLDLPVEIVPLYGSVELGPITGMSEAIVDLVATGTTLRENGLIETDILFESTARLIAHPLSYRINSNGLQEWIEKIRSAALVVTS; encoded by the coding sequence ATGCTTACTGTTGCATTACCCAAAGGTGCTCTTTTGTCCGACAGCATCCGACTGCTGAAGGCGATCGGGCTGGATTTTAGCGCTTTTCTAGAGCCTTCCAATCGGCTGCTGCAAATTACTGACCCGACTGAAACCGCAAAGGCTTTGCTGGTGCGGAATTACGATGTTCCAGTCTATGTGGAATATGGTCAGGCTCAATTAGGGATTATCGGGTATGATGTGCTGCGGGAGAAAACACCCCAAGTTGCTCACCTGGCAGATTTGGGGTTTGGCAAGTGTCGAATGTCGGTGGCAGTGAAGCAATCCAGTCCCTACCGATCGGCATTGGAGTTGCCCTTGTATGGACGCGTTGCCTCTAAGTTTGTCCACTGTGCCCGTGAGTATTTCGACAGTCTGGATTTGCCCGTGGAAATTGTGCCCCTTTATGGCTCGGTGGAGTTGGGACCGATCACGGGGATGTCGGAGGCGATCGTCGATCTGGTCGCAACTGGAACCACCCTTCGAGAAAATGGCTTGATTGAAACGGATATATTGTTTGAAAGCACCGCCCGCTTAATCGCCCATCCGCTCAGCTACCGGATTAATTCCAATGGTCTGCAAGAATGGATTGAAAAAATCCGCTCCGCAGCTCTGGTTGTTACAAGCTGA